The nucleotide sequence AATGCAATGTTGAAAAGACGAAAATAATCCCAAACCAAGAAAGAGGGTATTGTGTTGGCCATGGGTACACATCTCCTTGCTACACTGCAGAACCAACCGTCCGCTTTCATCACAGTCATCAGAATCGAGACATAGCTAAACAATACATTACTAAAAAATAATGAATATCTATTATAATAGTAATATAATTGCACATTAACCATCAAGAGCAGATATGTTTGATAAGAGGAAAACACATTAAATGAAGTGGACAGACCAACCTCGCAGAATGGAAAatgagaaggcagagagaggggaagagagggattgCTTTGACTTTGGCAAAGAGCTTTCCACTGCAGTGTGCATATCACGCAAATAGAGCTTAAATGATTGCACTATATATATTTCCCTAGTTTTTAACTGCGAAATAGGACAGTCGCACATTTGCAGGATATGGCTGCATTGCATGCTGCTCTTTCTCCCTCATAATTGCCAGTCTCTTCCCCATATCCCTGCCTGCTGTAAGAGGTTCCCAACCCTGAGGCCTCCTAACTGGGTCTTTCTGTACCGTTGGCGATTGTAACTTTGTGCCTCTCCCTCTCACCAACTGACCTAAGCTATCATATACTGGGTGATGGCTCTCAGAGCATACAGAAGCTCAGCCTGTAACCGAGCCTCCATTATAAGCAAGTTCACATGGAtctaagagagagaaaaaaaaaagagaggaTCATATCATTAGAGAGCTGGAAGAGATGGAATGTGGTGGAGGGTGAAACTGAGAACACAAACTACCGCTTTGCATTTGATGCGGTAGATTTACTTCCAGTATATAGTTCAGCTGTATATGGACGCAGGGTGTATTGGTATGAGGTGGGGTAGGGTGCGTACCCTCTCAGAAGGTTTGAGTGGTGCCCAGGGCAGGGGACACAGCGGGGTCTTGGTGGCGTCAGGATAGCAGGCCACAGACTTGATATAAAGCTTCAGCTCCTTCTCCAGCAACTGGTTTACCTCCCCATAGTCATAATCGTcgtacctgcacacacacacacaaacacaaacgtgAATATGAATCAAGCGGGTCCTTTGCAGCAAATCACAAACATTGAATCCTAGGACCAACCTGGCTGCAATGCATACGATTATGATAGCATCTCACTTTACAATAACTCTCTATGAATaccgtgtgtgtatgtctgacgtGCGCTTGtgccggtgtgtgtgtgcagactaGTAGCGTGACCTCACCTAATCCCCAACATGCAATGGATGTAGTTCCAGGTGGCTCTCTTCAGGTCAGGCCCGTGGGACGAGGGGAGGGCCGTGACACTGCGGAAACGGTCGTCCAACAGGTGCCCGATGTCCGAGTACAGCCGGTTGACCAGGGAGAAGCCGTGGTCCTCCCAGGAGTAGTCCTTtccagacagaaaacacacacagtcaaacaaaCCTGAAATACTCACATGGTTCCTGTAACACCTCAGCTAACTATAGACCCATAGACATATGAGACAGTATATTGTACtcatattctatgagggttgatTCACTACTTTACTGACACGGACACCTGTTGCCTCCCAGAAGGGTGTCACATATTCCAACATAGAATATAAGCCGTATATAATATCAGCTGTGTACTTACCTGCACCCGGAACACTTGGAAGTGGTCTTCCTCTCTACGGGCAAACTCCTGGTAGCCAAACTCAGGGTCTGTTATGAAACGAGAGGGGTCTGCAGAGTAGGtaatctcctcctcatcttccacATCTGGGAGGTGACAGTGAGAGGGTCAATAAACATAGTTGAGGAGGGATCCGTCACTCAACGTTCACACATGAGGTTAGCTCTTACAGCATAAGGTGTGAAAGTGAGGGGGAACAGTGTACCTGTGTGCTGCAGTGTCTGGGTGTGTAAAAGatgctcccccctcctctctttctcctcctgggATTTCTGGATCCTCTCTTTCAAACACACCATCTCACAACTGGAGTCCAGAGACTGCCAAGACAAGAAGAGAGACAATAGAGTGAAGAGACATGCGACTGTGGTTTCAGGCAACGATCTGTTGTGGAATAGCTCGAACGTCATATTCAGTCTGATACGGCACACAACACTTACCCGTCGTCGTGTTGTGTGTTCTGAAGGCGAGGTAAGAGGCTGCGGCACGCTAACGTTGCCGTTGGCAGCGTCACAGAGGCAGTAGCCCGGGGGAGTGCCGTTGGGGGCTCTGGGAAGGGGGACGGGGTCGGTGTCAGTGCCCGAGCCAAAAACAAAGCTACAGAGGGAGTGGCAGTGGGCCAGGAGCACTACAGCCTGAACCAGCTCAGCCAGAGACCAGCACTGCTCTCCCGTCTTCAGCAACGCCTGGTGGGGGAAGGACACAGCAGAGAGTGGGCCTCATGGTGGAGATTAgacaggggtggcaggtagcctagcggttaagagtattGGGCTCGAATTCCAAAGCAGACTAGGTGAAAATCtgctgatgtgcccttgagcaaggcactgaaCCCTAAATTACTGctttaagttgctctggataagagtgtctgctaaatgactagaaTGTAAATGTACTGATCAGGGATATAACACTAAAAGCACAAAGCTCACATCCAAATATCTGATCTGTAGGAATGTTGCATATTCTTTATAAGAGCTGGTTCCTGTGGTACCTGTATGTGTGAGCGGGCGGTGAGCCAGGGCTGGTGGGCAAGAACCTTGTTGAGTTGGTCAAGGTGTTGTAGGCGAGGAGGAACGGACTCCAGCCCCTGTAGCCACAGCGGGTCGCCCCCCACCCTGAGGAAATGGGCAGAGTGCAGAGACACCAGGTAGCCACAGTGATACCGTGCTGCAGCctgggagagatggggagaggactTAAATACAAGTACATCTAGAACAGTAACAGGCTTGTCTCCAGCATGTTGACCGTGTTTCTGTCATTGTGCGTGGGTGGGCCGAGCCGAGTACGAGTGACTGTTTATGTATATGAAAGTGCTTTGGTGTCCTTGAGTGTGGGCGGATTGAGGTGTTTACATGTCTGTGCAAGTGTATGCAACTATGTGTGGGTGTGCATGATTGGTGCAGATACAAGATGCATTTCTGTGCATCATGCGGTGTGTGTGATTCCAGTGGCCTCACCATGATGGCAATGTAGTGACGGTACTGCAGGGGCAGGGGGCCGTCCATGTGGAGGATGTAGTGCTGGGTACGGAGGAAGCTCTCCAGGTACTGGGGGTGAGAGGCCATCTGCTGGGACACGGCGTCCACACACCCCCTGCTGGCCAGAGCCTTCATGCACCGCAGCGATGCCCGCTCCTTCTCGGCGTTCACCTTCATCACCTGGACAGGACCAGAGGAAGAGGACGGTGAGACAGGTGGCAGAGTCAATATGTCACCGACTGAACGCACACAGCAAGTGCCAACTAGGTCTATGCATCTTCCTCCTTGCCAGGTGAAAATCAATGTTGATAACAAGATGGAAAATAAAAAAATTGCAGGATTTTTCACAAGCAGGCTAACAGCCTCTGTTTTGAAGGTCCCTGTGGTGTCAGCCTACACTCAGTCTGTGCATCGCATGCACGTCAGGACTGAGCTGTGGGTTATGAACTTTGAATCAATCCATCGACAGGAGCCTTCTTGTAACAGCAGCAGAGATTTTGTACCACTAGACATTCCTCACAATATTCCCCTGCAAAACACAAACAAGGCCGCTCTGCACACTTTTCAGGCAGAGAAAAGAGCCCGGCATCACACACATTCGCAGTACCAGGGAGGATCTACCAAAAGACAAACAGATCAATAGTCATTGGAGGATGCAAAGAGACGACAGTGAATTAAAAGTGGTACCCTGAATAATGCCAAAAGTGCTCAAAACCCTCCTTTTTACAATGAGACGAGCTGATAACCTGAGTAGAGAAGAGCAGAGGAACTCGGGTATATGGAGAAATTACCAGACTGGAACTGGATGAGGCCTCAATGATAGGAGAACCACAGCAATGAAGGAGGAATAAAGAGCGAGAGACTGGctggggagaaggagagacatcGGCCAAGAGAAATATGGACTGATAGGGCCTGGTTTGTAAAAACTAAAGACATTTAttacctctctcactctcatacaACGGCTTCTAGGAAAAGGTGTTGGCAccgggacggagagagagagagagcgaggctgAGAACAGGTCTTGAGTCTGTTCCCCAGTGTGTGAAATGTGAGAGGCCAGGCCAGCTTACCTAGGGGCCAAGTGGCTCAGCAACCTCTGCTGGCAGAGCCTGATGTTTTCAGTAACCCACCACTGTGGAGAGTTATGATCCCCGTCATACCAAAGCTTTTTCTATATCAGTAGTCGTTATTTAGTTCCACCACCTTATGGAATAGCTCCTTGGCATTTGACCATCATGTTAACATATCTCACTGGCTTCGCAGTTTCATTAAAAAAACACTTTGCGTCTTAACCAGCAGGTGGCGCTGCTCTTCCTCCAGCATTAGGTACAAAGCCTTCCAATATAAACTGAATACAACATGCTGGTGGATGTCAAGAGGGGGAACAGGATAGGCATAGGGGGTGTAATCACTCCGCTGACAGTCCATGGGATTCATTGCCTCAATGATTAAATGTGGCATTCCATGTCTATGTCCTTCAAGTATGAGCCCTCGTTCACCACGCAACAGCTATTGCCTGTCAATCTGATGGTAGGCCTATATAGAGCATGCACGGTATGGATGTGTGGAGGCctttggagagagagaagatgaggaggTTCAGTGACGGAGAGCATAGCAAACAGGAGTGAAAGCTCCGACATGTTGACTTGGACCCCGACCCACTTTCAAGGAAAATGGGAACTCAACCCTGACTGGGGCCTCGCCTGTCTAATACCAATGTCTCTGGCACAGGTGTTTGTTACTCACAACCCTACAGACATGCGtctgcgcacgcacacacaactgATTTGTGGCCCAACACTCCTTGATGGGGTTCTCTCTGGCTTCAACAGGCATCAATAAACAAGCCTCAAGAAACTCCCACTCTAAGAACTCAGTCCAACCAAGCCTCCAAGGAGATTGAGGAACTTTCTGAGAATCAAGTTCCATACAAGCGAATGAAACACTTTGAGTTTAATTTCAGTGGATGGGGAATCGTGGCAGGGCTCTCCCCAGGCTTTATAAAGCCTGCCATGGTGCTGTGGCCATGACACCAtattaatgtgttgtattaatACTGTATGTCCAATCGTTGCGTTAAAGCTGGAATGACAACGCTCCAGACCAGTCAGTGTCCCAGATAGAACCCCATTCCCAACCAAGAAGCTCTCAGCTTTAGACTCCATGCCCCACTCCCCCTGTAAATATATCCCATTTCAGCAGGGCCTGATAACCAAGCCTGATGACACCCCACCTCGCGGCTGACCCAGAAAAACAGGCTCCCAGAGCCGCAGTAAAGACAAATACGTTAGGCACGCTCAACAGGTCAGTCACCATTTAAAAGGCACGATGAGTGGTCTGATTCTGAAGACATGGAACTAGTCTTTCTGTTCATTGTTGTTGGCATTATTTAAAAATAGGTCACTAATGAATCAAATCAGACCAGAAAAATCACAGACACTTCAAACTATCACACCGGCATACATTTGGCCTACATTTTCTATAAGGGCTGGGTAGATTCATTGTACATCTTGGTATGCTCGAATAGGGAAATTAATCTCCAACATGTTTGGATATGTTCCAATATAAAAAGTTGCATAGTCAAATTGAAACGGCATCAGTCCCAGACAGGAAATTACAATTTACGTCAGTTCTACATACAACCATACATTTGTTTACTGATCAGAGAACATCACAAGGTATAAACGAGATGTAAAAGAAAGTGTCAGTGGTGAGGGGGTTGGAGGGAAAGATGTAGAAGAAACAAACAAAGATGGGAAAAGGGGTTTGGGAAACAGACAACAATGGCCTATAAATTGTTGAGTACGAAAGAGGAAATGAGAGGTATGCAGAGATGGGAACAAAGACGAGTAGAAAAATTATGCCAGTAGTCGTTCCAAGGGTAAATgtgacagagggagggagtgaggcagCGGATGAGGTAGTGCAGGGGGCTGCAGGGGAGGGGGTCAGCtgcagatggaggaggagagagggggatattCAATCTGCATTCTGAGTGAGGCTGAAGGGGTCCGTCCTTGTCATGTGCTGCTCTGCTAGTGTCCCAGCTGCCTGCCTTTAACAGACTCGTCCCTCTTCACCAGAAACACAAACAGCGAGACCTGTTTTTGGCTCTGCAACCTGAACCCAGGGAGGAGTGCAAAACAGCCAGCTGCAGCCcgtagggggagaggagggggaagctGGGCAGGACAGCAGCCATAGACCACCAACACAAACATGCCAGAATTCATAGAGACACAGGCAAACTTGTATAACAAAACAAAACTTCAGAAAAAGGCGACAGACAGGTAAAGCCAGATTATATGGTGCCTACATAAAAATACAGGATAAAACACAAACAAACCTGTACTCTTGCCAGCCTACATAGAGCTGAACATAAAGACTAGAAACACAAGTCCGAATGCACACAAGGTATTTCAGAATATCAGGTTACTTTACTTGCTTGATCTAGTTATCTGTTGTAACCTGGTTAGGTACACATTCATAATCTCCCCCTTTCAACACTGTCTCCAACTTGCTTCTTTTTCAAACTAATACCATGCCTAAGAATGGCCAATGCATATGCATGGCAGCAGATAAGACAGTTTTCCCACCTGCCATTTATCTGTGGCACTTTAATTGAGAGGAGATAAGGGGAGCAATAGTCTACATTGGACCAGTGTGCGCACTTTGCAGCAAGCTTAtttatgatgtgatgtttttgaTTCTGCGCAAAGAGAGAACACCCAAATACATGGTGCAACAATATGCCTGTTGTTTTCTCACCAGTGCGGCAACAAATGTCCAAACTGTAAACATCTTATTTATTCAAATGAGATATATACACCTCACATAAACATGATCAACATATTGCTCCTGTCTAGTCAAATCTGCAAATGCCTTGTGCAAATCTCTTAAGGTATTTATCAGGTTTGCTGCAGGACATAAAAGTGATGCACCTGACATATACATGAATTGCATTGAACATAGGTCTCTAAACCCCTACTTGCAAGTGCACTTGTAGACAAAGCATAGGTATTGGTCAAGTCTATCTTCATATCAAATATTAAGGAATTCATGTCACTGATCACATTCCTCTATTGTTCTAGCAACTTCTGAATGTTGAATTGCAGTAAACAAGTTACCCTATCCGCACTGCCCCCTTTCGGCTGTACATGGGAAAAACAGCATAGAAAAGAGAAAAACAAATTTGATTGGCAGTGCACCCAGCATCACAGAGCACAAAGAAGTCAACATCTTAGTGAAAAAAAAGACACACAAAACAAATATATTTACCAAACGTTTTACATTACGGCAGAGGACAATACATTAGGCCGATTGAAACAACAGAAAAATCTGCTCCTCAACGACAACCTTTGTTCGTTAGCTAGCAAGATTCTTTGTAAACCGTCATAAGAGACTGACTAACGCCATAATTATAGAATTACATTGTATTAGCAAACACTTTTTTCTGCACGAGCAAATTTCTAGAGATTATGTCATTATCACATTCttccaaaaaaagaaaaaagagtaGGCGGCTGATAACACTGCATATCAAACCTGGCCTGGAAAAATACGATTATAATGCAAAGACATCAGGAAGAAGAGTATTATAGTTAGCATATTAACAGATGTTAGTTGTCAATCCATTTTGGCTAGCTACATTCTAGGTAACCACTCAATCCCATTAAATTTAGTTGAATGGGTATGTCCTGTCCACATCAATTTGACATTTCGCTTAACCGATTAGCAAGCTTTTTGACTAAACCATTTTGCAACAGCAACTTCCCATTCATTGACTGAGAACATTCTTAAAAGCGTATATTTCCCTCAAGTAGCTAGTTACCTAGCCAGACTGACAATGTATGGCCATTGTTGCCGTTGGCACATTGGCTAACGTTAGTTAAGCTAGTTAACTACCGTAGCTATGTTATTTCAGAGATGAGAAACAATAACAGTCACTAGGTAACGTTAGTAGTAAACTAGAGCAAACTTAATATCTCGCTCATGTTAATTGTCAGACTAGCTAAACTACTAGCCACTAGATAGTTAGCTGCTCACCTGCCCCTGGTCAACTGTCATCTAACGTTAGTTATCAATTCAGTTTTCTGGGTTAGCAAGACAGTTATCTAGGAAATATAAATaattaatgctagctagctaacgttagagaAAGTAAAAGTTTAGCTCGAGTCTAAAACCAACCTCATCATATGAAGTGGTTCTGACTGCAGCCATCTAACGTACTACTGTAGTTAACGTTAGTTGTACATTAGTTTCGTGAAAGGAGACAATATCTGCCTCAAGTTTTTTCAGGGCAAATGAATGAACGACACAGTCGACTTAACTTCAttactagccagctagctaatcgTACATTTGAATGTTGACTGGCTTTTTAGTAGCAAGAAAAATACCTGGTTCTGGACACGCTGACATTGGGTTCCGAGGGGGTAATCCATTTTTTTCGTACAGATGATCATTTTCCAACAAGTTAGTGCATGGATACGGCTCTATCTCTCTTGATGTTCACCTACCCAGTTAACAATGCGGATCCGCTACAAAATCAAGCTACATGTCTGGGCATTTAGCTAgaggtaaaaaaaagaaagactTGCAGTACATTGCCTACTGCTCCAGTAACAGTGTGCCCAATCAAAGCATATAGGGGCGGAGTAAAGAGTAGGCTGTGCAAATTCTAAAGGCCAATCAACTTACAGAGATGGCATTTTAGGCTTCAATGCTTTGACTGAAAGGTTGATATGAAAGTCAGTCACTGCTATGATATCGTGGATTTTGTTATTGTTGATCTATTCAACTTTtaggtcaatttgcagtgtattTTTCtttattacacaatccatatatgCACACCCAGAAAGACATCAGCAGGTGTGTTTATAGGTTGGTATATGAGAGAGTAAGAGCACGCAATAGAGAAcaatagattgtgtatgtgtgcaggtGATAGTGTTGAGGAACTAGATAACATTCCTTATATGTCACTCCAGATACACATTCCCTATATGCACTAATAtcgcaggaggttggtggcaccttatttggaaaggatgggctcgtggtaatggctggactggaattaatggaatggtatcaaacacatggtttataTGTGTttcatgccattccatttgctctatTACAGCCATTATTATCAGCCGTCCTCGCCTCAGCAGCCTTCACTAGATAACATTCCCTATATGTCACTCCAGATACACGATTCCTAGtagtatcacaggaggttggtggcaccttaattgggaaggaTGGGCTCGTAGTAATGGCTGGAccggaattaatggaatggtatcaaacacatggtttataTGTGTttcatgccattccatttgctctatTACAGCAATtaatatgagccgtcctcccctcagcagcctccactcaCATTTGAATATAGGACACAAAATAGAGGGAACAGAAGATTGTCATAAAAAAGGAACATTTGCATGCATCAGATATCATACAAAAGTTAAATTAACCTGAAATTCAGTAAGAAAAGTAAAATGACAGGCATTATCAATTTCTCCACTACTTTCTGTTACATGTTAACTTGTCTTCTTAGACTATTACTATGTTAAAATTGAATGGGCTCAAAGAAATTTGAGCTAAAATACTTTTCTTCTCTCTATACTTATTCATATATTTTACTTTGGTAAGACAACATGTCCAGGCATGTTTTACCAGCCAGTTGCACTATGCTTTTCCGAGAGCTAACTTTTACTATATCAgaggtcaatatagtctaccagtctaactgtctatcctgcccactatccaccattcatagtgacaatagtggtaTGTGGATCGTTTGTCCAGGTCTTGAATAGGCTAACTAAcaatcataccacacataaaaTAATTCAAAGCTGCATCAATTTTAAATATGAATCCACAAGAACACaggaatagctgataggcagcggagaggccaggtgcatcattgtgcatgaaagaacagtgaagacaTGAGACACGCAGCTCAACAAGCTCCCCTATTGATCTTGTTTAGTGAAAATACAAttacctagactagcctacaacaccacaatgcaatAAATAattccattattattttcaagcGAGTACAAAATTCTACTCTAGGCTGCAGTGAAACTGTCCTTTGAATAACGGAGCAAAAGCCCTGTGATTTGAATGTTTCATTCCatttggatcagttgtgggtctcCTCTCGACAGTTTATACGGTCTAGATAGGCACAGTAGTAGAACAGTCtgtgtattttttttacttcCGATACTGAGATGTCTTTTGTAGATCATCTTTCTCCCAGATCGTCCTATAATAATGTGGTCAAATATGCTCCAGGCAGGCCTAGTTATTCAGGAAAGCTTAATGTgcgctctgcctcctctccaatccAAGCGGCTATTCCTCGCGCACCTAGAACCCAACGCTTCAGTATAGCCTAAATATCGATTATTTAACTTTTTAAATTTATTGCATTTTATATGTGGCATATCACAATGTTttggcagtcaaaatgttttaaTTTGATTAGGCTACTTCAAAGGTATCCTGTAGTCATGCGGACATTCGTTCAAAATATAATTCCAGCATCCTCAAAATGGCTTCACATTAACCAAGTTTCTATCCAACCTTTTAATGTGAGTAAAGTACAAAAACCGCACCAAAAAATGTCACGACATcatgggaaagcatgcagtttattaggcgaTATATGAAATAAATTATAATGAACTTCACAGAGTGgcgaaagtgcacggtgatgaccttgatgctcctttcaaaaatccacttcaaccagtgtaggaaacaggcagggagagtgagcttgTTTGTGGTGGTCAGCGAACCGTTAACCTTCTGGACCGTAGCCCTGCATGGCATCGAATGTGCCACAAAAGGATACTGAAGTGGCAAAGTCGATatccacgtttataaacacagggtcgtaaCAGTTATTTCTGTTCGTAAACATTATTTTTGTGTTGGTTTTATGAGGGGGGAGGGTGTGCAATTTATTTGACAGtacaaggggagggtcatgtggAAATATTTTTAATTTTGTGAGGGGGGTGCAATTTATtttatgacaccttgagttggGACCCCCCTCCCCACAGTATATTTTCGACCTGTCCCTAACTAATTAATCCATACAGTTCAAAATGTGACCCCTAACATCACAAAAGTAGACTATAACAATAAAAAAGGAGTTGATATACAGCATAGTAACAAGACAACATGATATAACTAGAAAGACACAAGATTATGTTTCTTCAATGCTAATAGGTTCATTGGTGGTAATATGTTAGCTTGTTTTATTTGGACTAAGGAATAGGGAACAATGTTAATCTTGCGTGGAATCTGACACCAAACTGGTTTTGCTTGGCTGGGAATCTGTAATAATGTTCTCTGTACAAGTTGATTCATACACACTGACTCAATACAAATGCTCGCCAAGAATATCATAATTTATCCTCCTTACCTTATTTCACAtgttctaagattttactgacttacagttcatataaggaaatcagtcaactgaaatccattaggccctaatctacgcATTTCCCCTGACTGGGAATAccgatatgcatctgttggtcacagataccttacaaAAAAGGTAGacgcgtggatcagaaaaccagtcagtatctggtgtggccatccttttcctcatgcagtgtgacacatctcaatgggtgacatgcctGGTGAGAATGCAGGCTATGGAACTGGGACAATTTCAGCTCTGGAAATGTTTTGAGGGAACGtgccaattgcacgttccctcaaaTCCTGAGACAGctatggcattgtgttatgtgacaaaactgcacattttagagtggccttttattgtccccagcacaaggtgcacctatgttacgaccgtgctgtttaatcagcttcttgatttgccacacctgtcaggtggatgaattatcttggcaaaggagaaatgctcactaacagggatgtaaacacatttgtgcacaacatttttgagaaataagctttttgtgcgtatggaacatttctgggatcttttatttcagctcatgaaacatgggaccaacactttacatgttgcgtttatattttggttcagtaaaACTACAGTCTACAGAAGCTGAAACATGAAACGTTTCACCCTTGCCCAGAACTCTATAATGGCTGGCATAATTCAAACCCCTAGGAAAAGCAAAACAGGctgagacaacaataaacagggTAATCCATTTATTGCTTGATATTAAATGATTACATTAAATCCTGCCCTTTCATAGCACTGTCAGCAACTTGTACAGAGAGTCGCCACAGGGGAGACTCTAGCTGAGGAGTACTCTTGCCTGTCTGTATTTAGTAAGTTTGTCTCAGAGTCTGATGTGCTCTCCAACCTGGAgaaatgtgtttatttatttaccctttatttaactaggcaagtcagttaagaacaaattcttacttacaatgacggcctaccccggccaaaccctaacccggacgctgctgggccaattgtgcgccgccctatgggactcctgatcacggccggttgtgatacagcctggaatcaaaccaaggtctgtagtgacgcctctagcactgagatgcagtgcctttgaccgctgcaccactcgggagaaaACAATATCTCAGTGCACCACTGGGATTATACTATGTTGGTTGGACAATAAATTATATCAATTCCTTAAAGAATCAA is from Salvelinus namaycush isolate Seneca chromosome 17, SaNama_1.0, whole genome shotgun sequence and encodes:
- the LOC120062348 gene encoding sestrin-3-like, which codes for MIICTKKMDYPLGTQCQRVQNQVMKVNAEKERASLRCMKALASRGCVDAVSQQMASHPQYLESFLRTQHYILHMDGPLPLQYRHYIAIMAAARYHCGYLVSLHSAHFLRVGGDPLWLQGLESVPPRLQHLDQLNKVLAHQPWLTARSHIQALLKTGEQCWSLAELVQAVVLLAHCHSLCSFVFGSGTDTDPVPLPRAPNGTPPGYCLCDAANGNVSVPQPLTSPSEHTTRRRSLDSSCEMVCLKERIQKSQEEKERRGEHLLHTQTLQHTDVEDEEEITYSADPSRFITDPEFGYQEFARREEDHFQVFRVQDYSWEDHGFSLVNRLYSDIGHLLDDRFRSVTALPSSHGPDLKRATWNYIHCMLGIRYDDYDYGEVNQLLEKELKLYIKSVACYPDATKTPLCPLPWAPLKPSERIHVNLLIMEARLQAELLYALRAITQYMIA